A section of the Pseudorasbora parva isolate DD20220531a chromosome 2, ASM2467924v1, whole genome shotgun sequence genome encodes:
- the cdipt gene encoding CDP-diacylglycerol--inositol 3-phosphatidyltransferase, producing MTEENIFLFVPNLIGYARIVLALVSFFLMPCCPGPAVFCYLLSALLDAFDGHAARALNQGTKFGAMLDMLTDRCATMCLLVNLALLYPSYTFLFQLSMCLDVASHWLHLHSSMMKGATSHKTIDLSGNPILRLYYTSRPVLFFMCMGNELFFCLLYIMHYIEEPQVWLQWLLGVCGVVCLLKSGISLLHLITASRNMAAIDVADRERERSKAQ from the exons TTCTTGTTCGTCCCGAATTTGATCG GATATGCCCGTATTGTACTGGCACTGGTATCCTTCTTCTTGATGCCCTGCTGCCCGGGCCCGGCTGTGTTTTGTTACCTATTGAGTGCCCTGTTGGATGCCTTCGACGGACATGCAGCCCGTGCTCTTAATCAAG GTACAAAGTTTGGTGCCATGCTGGACATGTTGACTGACCGTTGTGCCACCATGTGTTTGCTGGTGAATCTGGCACTGCTGTACCCATCCTACACTTTCCTGTTTCAGCTCAGCATGTGTCTAGACGTGGCCAGCCACTGGCTGCACTTGCACAG TTCCATGATGAAAGGAGCCACCAGCCACAAGACTATTGACCTCTCTGGCAACCCCATCTTACGACTCTACTACACATCCAGG CCGGTGCTGTTTTTCATGTGCATGGGGAATGAACTGTTCTTCTGTCTGCTTTACATAATGCACTACATCGAGGAACCGCAGG TGTGGCTGCAATGGCTGCTGGGAGTTTGCGGCGTGGTCTGTCTGCTGAAGTCTGGCATAAGTCTCCTCCACCTCATCACCGCCTCCCGCAACATGGCTGCTATCGACGTGGCTGACCGTGAGAGAGAGCGGAGCAAAGCACAGTGA